The Lolium rigidum isolate FL_2022 chromosome 2, APGP_CSIRO_Lrig_0.1, whole genome shotgun sequence genomic interval GTGCGCGCGAGCGGCCATGAGAGGAGCTCGGGTGGCCGTCGGTTGGGCTGGCGCTTGCCGAGATTAGCTGGTTTGGCCGGTTGGTCAGCAGCGCAGCGCCATGATTAGGCTTCGCTGGAACTGATGGCCGGCCATCATTGTGGCTGCCTGCTCATGATTCTTCTGCTTGAGCCAGGTTGAACACAAACTACTCCCTCTCATactttgaatttgaactaaaaccatgaattggGTTGTCCAAGGATTGTTTTACATTTTCATTGCATAAAATAAGCCTCCTCTTACTTTTCATTTTCTAGAACTATTTTGCTTTCAGATTTCATAATCTATAGAAAATAAGTTTCGCAAAAACTATGTTTAGATACATTTGGTGATAGAACCTGATGGTACAGGCTCAGGCCTCATCACCTCACAACATCCTTTATTTGTTGCCTGGGCTGTCACTCTTTCACGGTAATAACCCTAGCATGGAATGGGACATGAGTCAGCACAATCCAAGCAATGATGCACCCCCACCCTGACTCTTCCGGAGAGACTATCAATAGCAATTCATAGTTTCATACACAGCAAGCATACAGGTTTCGTCCAAACAAGAAAACCCAACATGTAATCTTCAATTTACATGCAGCAGGGACTCATACGCCAATAACCACAGGATAAACAAAAAAACCACATtatacacacacacaaaaaaaaaaaaccacagtATAAACAACTACCAGGCCCCAGCCTGCCGGTACGCCAGTGAGGGTTTCCAGTATCGTTGATGGTAACAGGACACTGATATTGATCACATTCGAAAACACCAACATCCATTCAGTACTTATACACAAGACCAGTTTCTTCAAACAAAGCTAGTACTACCAGAGTTGCAACACAAGCCCTCGACTACACTCCCAGTTTTTCTCAAACAGTGTGGAATCCCAAAAGTAACCACCACATCAACCAGATGGCATAGACGGCTTGAAAGCATGAGCAGTATTATTTGCGCCCTTTCGAGCGTTTCTTGTCCAGCCTCTGCCTAGCACGTTCAAACTCTTCCTCAGTGGGCTCTGAGCTGCTCGCCTTAGACGTCTTGGATCCCTTGGAATCGCACTTGGACATTATGGATGAGAGCAACGAGTCAAACCCCGCCTTCCTCTGCTCCCTGCGCTGTGTGATTGCCAGCATGAGATCGCTCTCCTCGCTTTTCTTTTTCCTGTGACGGTTCAGCAGATAAATCATTAGTGACTACTAGTATGCATGTGATGGTGAATAATATCTTCAGATGATCGAACTGGAGTTCAGTGTTTTAGGAAGCCAAGGTGGGAGCTTACTTCACTCTCCTCTCTAATGGGTTTGTGGGTGGCTCAATCTCAGAGATCTTTTTAGCCCATTTCTCATACGCTTTGGTGGACTTCAGCTCACCTGCAAAAAGGAAGGAGATGGTAAGATTATTATTGCGCACATAGAAGCTTCAAGGAACAGGTTGACTCAAACAAGCATAAACTAAGCACTTTGCCAGCACCTCATTGTAGGAAGAAAACGGAAAAGGCAATCAATTATGGTAAGATTGTGGTGGCAACAGCATATGGTTATTACCTTCAGCAATGGCCTGGTCAATTATATCTTTAAAGCGGTGGGAATCAAGCTTGGGCTCTGAGCAAATCATTGAACAGAAAAGTCTGCACAAAAGGAAAGCAGGTTAAAATAGAAAATCCTTGAACAGAAAACCCAGTTGTTCAAGTACAATCTATCAAGTTTTGGAAGCATAAAAGCAAGATAAATTTACAACAATCACCTGTTCATTTTGCCCTTAAATTTCGTATAGAGGTCCTTCAAATCTTTTTTCTCGGAATCTGACCCTCTGTACTttgcttcaaaatcttcaatatcAGCCTCCGTAACCTGTGAATAATTTAGGCAAAGCAAAACCAACATCACACATTGTACAACCAAACGGACAACCATACTTTCTCATTGACATGTAGTGAACACATACTTTTTTGAACACAGTTCTGAAGTACGCTTGGAGATTGTCTGCAGCTTCTCCAACCAGTGCCTAAGAGGAAAGATAAGATTTCAGAATATTTCATAGAAACTGGAGGAAAGCAAAAGGCTAAGATTAGGTGCTCACATCATCATCAGTAATGCCAGTCTCATCGTACAATGCCCTTTTTTCCTCATCTCCAAGAATGGATATCACCTTCtgcagctgctgaaatttttcgttGGCTTCCTGGCAACACGGAACACTCC includes:
- the LOC124691997 gene encoding chaperone protein dnaJ 6-like, whose product is MGRKRRSRVSDDGSDESGEDAAASPAAEESKSLYEILGVERTATQQEIKKAYHKLALRLHPDKNPGDEEANEKFQQLQKVISILGDEEKRALYDETGITDDDALVGEAADNLQAYFRTVFKKVTEADIEDFEAKYRGSDSEKKDLKDLYTKFKGKMNRLFCSMICSEPKLDSHRFKDIIDQAIAEGELKSTKAYEKWAKKISEIEPPTNPLERRVKKKKSEESDLMLAITQRREQRKAGFDSLLSSIMSKCDSKGSKTSKASSSEPTEEEFERARQRLDKKRSKGRK